A section of the Candidatus Azobacteroides pseudotrichonymphae genomovar. CFP2 genome encodes:
- a CDS encoding replication initiation protein, with amino-acid sequence MNTNYPEERPGYIPEYAVKKNALLRSIFDLSTNAQRMLAMALARLPKEPKTPEDYRVKFSVSDFFKTFGIERGTNTNRLILNASDECASSVLKIESPDGDELQKFPWLSECTLRKYIVFIPDRETHVSKLNYHEDNAKTVKNPPALYQWDTVVMEFNPKLWETLKEFKGWSTVELNVLGKLQSKYAIRFYEWAMSWKGKAGKDGNPPGKYWFEMRLADIREKLAIPKSKYKAVKEFKRNVIKLPIEELNNADIGVRIDIAPFKRGQGVKLDLIRFDVTLYTPGKEKPANKTTPEELTEDTLIEQYRDIYQPAYDLEKETRIQQSLFAEHPRLLEPLARQAGLNAVRAHIKATQKKRGRPRKARCENEGTP; translated from the coding sequence ATGAACACAAATTACCCTGAAGAACGTCCCGGATACATCCCTGAGTATGCGGTCAAAAAAAACGCCTTGCTGCGGTCGATATTCGACCTGAGCACAAACGCCCAGCGGATGCTGGCAATGGCGTTAGCGCGGCTGCCAAAAGAGCCTAAAACTCCGGAAGACTACCGCGTCAAATTCTCCGTAAGCGATTTTTTCAAAACCTTTGGAATTGAGCGCGGAACGAACACAAACCGGCTCATTTTGAACGCCAGCGACGAATGCGCATCCAGCGTTCTCAAAATAGAGAGCCCCGATGGCGACGAACTTCAAAAATTTCCGTGGCTTTCCGAATGTACATTGCGAAAATACATAGTCTTTATTCCCGACAGGGAAACGCACGTCTCAAAATTAAATTATCACGAAGACAACGCAAAAACCGTAAAAAACCCGCCGGCGCTTTACCAGTGGGACACTGTCGTTATGGAGTTCAATCCTAAACTTTGGGAAACGCTGAAAGAATTCAAAGGCTGGTCAACTGTAGAGTTAAATGTTTTGGGAAAACTCCAATCCAAGTACGCCATCCGTTTTTACGAATGGGCTATGTCGTGGAAGGGCAAAGCGGGAAAAGACGGAAACCCGCCCGGTAAATACTGGTTTGAAATGCGCCTGGCCGACATCAGGGAAAAACTTGCCATCCCTAAATCGAAATACAAGGCAGTTAAGGAATTTAAGCGAAACGTTATAAAACTGCCCATCGAGGAATTAAACAACGCAGATATAGGGGTTAGAATAGATATAGCACCATTTAAGCGGGGGCAAGGCGTAAAACTCGACTTAATCCGTTTTGATGTTACGCTATACACGCCGGGCAAAGAAAAGCCGGCAAACAAGACTACACCGGAAGAACTGACTGAGGACACGCTTATAGAGCAATACCGGGACATTTACCAACCTGCCTACGATTTGGAAAAAGAAACCCGCATACAGCAAAGCCTTTTTGCCGAGCACCCGCGATTGCTAGAGCCGCTGGCGCGGCAAGCCGGACTGAATGCAGTTAGGGCGCATATAAAAGCAACACAAAAAAAGCGGGGGAGACCGCGAAAAGCGAGGTGCGAAAACGAGGGGACGCCCTAA